The nucleotide window GGTCAACTTGGTATCTCCAAGGATAAGATCAAGTCAATTAGTCTTCCTGAACGAATTTATGGACTTGAAGCTGTAAAAGTTACTAGCATCATTGCAAATGGAGATCAAAGTGCAGCATTATCTGGTAAATCCAgcaaactttttcttcttgtgGCATGTATATTTTCATCTGCAGCTTTAAAATGATCCAATCCATGTGAACAGCTAAAGAAAATCCAATGAGGACTTGATTTTCGCCTTGTAGAGAATACAGATGCTGATAAAGCCTATAGAAAGTAGCATAAAACCTTTTTAACATCTAGCATTGGTAATTAGTTTTCTTAATCCTCAGAAATCTTTTCTTCTGATAGTTATTCTTTTTGTCTGTTGTAACAGCTGATGGGCATATGTACACTTGGGGAaaagggtttggtggcacttcAAGTGCTCACTCCCCACAGTCTTTACCTAAATCGTTATGGTTTACCAAAGCTGCTGTTGGATGGAATCATGCTTTATTATTAACTGCTGGTATTTATTATCTGGGCTCTGTtatttcatttgtttttatgtttctaCCTTCTATTTCTCCAGTAAGGCCATATTGGGTTATGAAAAGGCAGACTTAGATTATCTTAAACAGGTGGAGAAGTTTTCATGCTCGGTGGAAATCACCATGGAGTCCTTGGTAATCCTGACAAAATGACTCCAGCCAGGCTCTTAGCAGGTAATGCATTTGATTTGAAGTTCGTAAAATGCACACACATTTCTATTCCTTTTAACTGATCATAACTGGTTTCATACCCTGCTGGCCCCTTAAAAGGGAAACTGGATTTTTTTTCCAGGAAATTAATGGTGGCAGACAACCACAGTTGATCATTGTACTCAAATTGTTACTGCACCTAATTAATTGTGTGATTCTTTGCACAGATTCAGGAGAAGCTATCCTGGATAAAGTCCCTGGTCTTGAAGAGAATAGGATCATGGACATTGCAGCCGGGGCTGAGCACTCTGTTATTGTCACAGGCACTAATACGTTATCTCTATTACTATCTTTTGTAATTGATACTCGGATGGTGTCTTATTCCTTTCTCCCCTTCTTTGTGTGTCATTGTGATGGCAGATGATGGAGAAATTAAGACATGGGGCTGGGGTGAACATGGTCAGCTTGGCTTGGGAAATACATGCGATCAAACAACTCCTCAAGAAGTGAGTCTCGGACACAAATCTCGGAAAGAAGCTGCTGCAATCAAGATTTACTGTGGTAGTGGGTTCACAATGGCTGTAAGAACACCGCATCTTCCTTCTCAGACTGATTAGCGCACTTACTGTATGCTCCCCCTCAAATGTTATTGACCTCTGGCTACCATTATAAACTGATTCTTTTACATGGTGAACAATAACTGAGAGAAGAATTTAAGAAGAATCATGTACCTTGAGATAAGAAGTAGAATCGTGTACCTGAGTTTTTTCTGGTTCATAGTGTGAATATTTGTGTAACAGGGTTGCATTATTTGGGCAACCAGTCATTAATCATCATACATAAAATTTTAGTTCTACCGCCTTCATATTCTTATGCATGCTTTGGAGAGAGGTTGAACAAGGACGTGGTTGGAAATGTAACACGACAGAAATGAATGGTAGGATGAAATGATAAAGTTGGCCATGCCTAGTGCAGATTAACCTGGACCAGAAGTATGTATCTGAAATTCTGTAGTAGACTTCTGTGTCCTGAGATAAATTTCATTGTTATTGCATACATTATTTATAAAATTGGGACCTCAGAATTTAAACACCTTATCGCAAGTGGAAATAAGAATTAAATGAAAGAGAAATCAGAAATATATGACAATATGAATTACTTTTGTAACGATATATCTTCCCACAGTTGTTCCATCAATTTTAAAGTAATTGCTCAGATAATCAATTCACAAAAACGCAATTATCATCACTGAGGTTGACTTACCACCATCCAAAAATTTGAGTGTTCACGAATTTAGCGACGTTAGATATGAATCCTCACATAAAAAATCACAAGAGTTCCTAGCTAGTAGCTACTACCTACTCCCCTACGTTAAAGAAAAAGTTCTTCTATCGGATGGCAATTCCCTTATGTTATAATCAGTATATTATTTTCAAATCCGTTGTTGCGAACAATTGGGCGTAGGGGATCAATTCGCCATTCCCCATCAACAATGAATTTGATCTGCAAGGCAAGGTGAAAACTGGTCACACTCAATACTCAAATGGCCATAAACGCACGACCAAATAACAACAAAGTTTACCTACCTCATATCTACCCGGATACAACTTAAGGCTAACAGAGAAGATTCCTGTACTCGACCTCTCCATCTTTCTCTGCAAGCAATCACCACAGATAACAACATCTGTAACAATGGAGCCAGTAGAAGAGTACTGCTACAAACTATTACATTCCAAAACGTAACTAAATAGCACTTAAAAGTATAATCCCCtcccaaaacaaaagcaaaaatgcAACGAAGAAAATAAGATGCTAACGTATTAAAGGTGCGTATCTGAACTGTGCTAACGTAAATTGGATCTCTCAGATCCATACAATCCCCccaagaaacaaataaataaatgaaaagtaCATAAGAGCAATAGCATCCATATGTCCAACTCGGGCTAAATGATCAATTCAAGAAGAGATCAGACCTGGGTAGCCCAACCATCATATGATCCTGCTAAAAGCACTTCTGAGGCTGGATTGGTCCAAACTATTAAAGCAGTTCGGAGAAGCCGTAAGGCTCTACGAGCATCATTAACCCTATTCTGTTTCCCCTCCACTTTCTTTTGCGCATCACTGGTATAGATAGGTACAAATGTAAGTGCTAAAGCAAGTAACAGACTTAATAGTGTtgttttcaaaacaaaaagaaactttGCATACATTATTGCCATTGCCATCTTTCCTTCTAAAACAGCAAGCTTTGCACGTGTTGAACGTAATTTGTTCTGGGCATGcataatttcattttcttgaaACTCCCAAGCATCAGAGACTTTCCGCAAATCATCAGAGGAGCTTTCATGACCCTGATGACAAGTAAGAAGTGGGTTTAAGAGAATGCACCAATCATCTAAAAACACGGTCAGGGTATGAGAAAGCTTCCCAAGAGAAATTCAATGCAGCAGGCTCCATACaaatgaaataaaaatgaatatattGCTAAAAATTTAGACTAAAAAGTTCAAAGTTCATTAGTCATAGAGATTTATACACATACAGGAGTAATCACCCCCATCTCCTTTGGTGCAACATTACTAGTTTTAGACCTCAATGAGTGAAGTACAGAGGATAGCTCGGATTCAAGGTGCTGCATGCGAATTCGTACTTGTTTGTAATTGATCACTTCATCCTCAGAATCTAGATCATTCCTTCCATTTGGTTCATTAGCACCCTCTTTCGTTTGAAGTATTTCATTTTGCAAAACTCCCTTTGATTCTCCCATTTCATCATAAGAAACTTCACCAGCTGTAATATCAAAACCAAACTGTCACTTGAACGAAACTACTTAACCATAAACATGCTGCAAAAGGAAACAAGTAAATCTACAGGACCTTCAAATTCCAGATCTGAAGATCCAGCCCTTTGGCTGCTCCAAGTTCTCCACATTTCAGGCTTTGGTGAGTTTCTCTGAACATCAGCATCTAAAAGAGATCTGCTATGATTAGGTGGGCCTCCCAAATCACTAAGAATGGCTTTAGTGGGGTTTGATGAAGCATGTCTGATACTTCTACTTGTTGCACCAACTGTCTTTTACAATGTAACAAGTATCACACATTATGTTTTAGAATCTCTACATGCAAAGCAAACAATTACATCAAATTCTTGAAAGCAAACAATTACATGCAGGTGTGATGTTGACTGGCTATCATCTACTTCAAGATGCATAGCATGAAAAAGCTTGATTTCAGGACCAAAACATAAGCTTGGTTTCTCTAGCATATGCTGAATTGCTGATGGGCTAATAATTTAGATTCATCTCAGATATACGAAATCTAGTAGGAATATACTAAAAATGCAATTCAATTCTAAATATCTAACATCACCTCAAGACTGTAAAGCTAGGTAAAGTATGTATCGAATCAAGCTGAATACACAATAGAACTCAGAGCTTCACATAATTTTTTCGCCTACAATAACACACTACAAAAGAACAGAAACCACATCACGATAAATAAAGCAGACTTACCGCATCAGTTGAGGTTTCAGGGCACCGATCATGTTTGTTATCATTATTTGCGAGGCCAGTACTGTCTTCTTTATCTCTCAAAACAAACCCAAGGGTCAAATTTCTCTGTTTCTCTAATCGGTTCAATATACCCTCGATTCCAGTATCAACCTCAGTTGTTGCGGCTTCTCTACACACATAGAAAATAGGTGAGATGATACACCACCCAAAAGAATTAATGGTTGATTCAGTCATTTAAAAACAGTAGGATCAAGGAGCAGTGGGTATCTTGTCCTATGCATTTATACCTATCCATTTTAGTTGACATAATCATTTCTCTCATTGAAAAGAACAAGGAAAAAAACAGAGACGGAGACAATCAAGACTTGAGTGTTTATAAGGTCAACATTGCTGCAATAAGAATCCAAATCAGAGCAAAACATCAATACCTAACATGGTCAATAACAGTTGCAACTTATCTTCCACATATGCAATTCAAAGTTTACTATTCAAAAGCGGCTCTAAGTCAATCTCTAGGCCCTTAGTATAAACAAATTGCAGACATTTCGAAATGGAAGGCAAAACATAACACATAAACAACACAAATCGAAAACTTGACACAAGTTCATTACAATAGAAATCCTCACAGTGATGTACCAGACGACGACGCTactacagaagaagaagaagaatcatcagaAACCATATCGGAATCACTGCTCTCATATCCTTCATCCCAATTCCTAAAGCCACCACTATCTTGAGCTGTTTCTTCATCCCCCGAATCCCAACCCAGCGAAAGCCAACCACCTTCCCTCACAATGGCGTCGACCAAATCCAACCTCCCAGCCTCCACCAAGTCCCTCTTGCTCGGAAAAGCCCGAGGCTTCTCCGAGCCCTTCATGAACTCCAAAATCTCAGCTTCCAGGGCAAAATCCCCTTCCAAATCCGAATCCCTACACCGCCTCACAAACCCACAACCCCCTTCTTTCCTCCCCTCCCAAAACCCTAGAACAACAGAAACCCTGCTTTCTCCCACCACCCTAAGCCTCGCCGGCCCAAGAACACGTCCCCGCCTCATTCCGGAGGCCGAATTGGTGACGTGGAGGACCGGAGGAAAAAAACCGGGGACTAGATGGAAGTGGGTGAAGGCGAGCATGGCTCAGGCATTTCGCCGAACACCTGGTGTGCAGTTCTGGTGAGAGGAAAAGAGGGCGGAGGGCCAAAGCAAGCAACGAACAAAGCCACGGGGGAAAGGGTGGCGTGCATTCAATGCGACACCGTTTTGGCCTTTCCTTTTTTGTACAAGTGATGGAATTTCAGAAGCGTGTACTGTACTACTGTTTATGGTGTTTGGGCGCGGAAAGTGAGAGTGAGAATGACAGTGAGGCTTTTGTTGTGTGGGTTTTATTAGCTGGTTTAATAAGGACGCGTTTCAATTAGCCTAAAATAACAAGGGCGTGTTTGCATGGGGGACAAGAAGTAAGAAGGGGTTATCTTCATTggtttagttaattaattaaagcTTAGTTTGgtattgctgtgctgtgagcaGAAGTACTTTTAGTTTTGCTGTGGCCAGAATTGCTTTTGGTATTGCTGTGAGGACAAGTAGTTAAGTGTTTGATAAACTAGTTTTCAAAAATGGCTGTGAGAATAAAAAGTaattaatattaatttttaaagataataaacATAATCAACATAATTAAACATTCTTTTCATCTTTATCTCATTATGGTCGAGATCCATACCCAGGAGTCCAAGACTATTCTATTTTCTAATCACTCCCCAACAACCATTTCAATTTATGAGTTACCCACTCAATTTGCTAGCTGGAAAGAAATGGGATGAATTTGCAGATTGTTCagaaagggagagagaggggCAGAAGAAGATGCACGATCAATCAAATTGCAGACCTCGGGGAGGCGAGGCGGagggaggagaagagagaggtgaAGCTTTCGGCAATGGTGAGGAAGTCCCTCTCGATGACTTCGAGAGCTCTGAAAGTTTGAATGGTCTGGTTCAATGGGGGTTTTGAGTCGAACCAGTGAGGATTGGCTTTGAGATTGAGGTGTCGCAGCTCGCCGGATATGGCGTCTCAGCTTGTCCTCCTCCATCTTCTTCCCACGGTGTCTGTGGGTTTGTGTCCAAATTACTGAATCTTCAGCGATTTTGCAGTCTCTGTGGGTTTATGTCAAATTCTTGTTTTTCACCTTCTGTCTGCAAAAGTCATTTTGAAAAGCTACAAATTGTAGCTTTTGAAAACCTGCTATTGGGAGAAGCTAGAGTGACCAAAAGTAGCTTTTTAAGATGTTACCAAACACCTTGGATTAGACCCAAAAGCACTTTTGGTTCCAAAATCACCTTAGGAAGCAATGTCAAACTAAGCCTAATTGAGTGCCAACTGGACCTTCTGTTCATCCAACCAAATCCTTGTTTGGTTTGTTTTCTAATGAGGCTGACCTCTATTTGGTCAAGACCCTAAAGTTTTGATTCATGTTGTATGGATGATTTGGAACTTGAAAGTATATTGTGTTTAGGATTATTCCGGCCAATACAATGGTAACATGTTTTCAAAAGTGAATGAAtggcaaaaagaagaaaattaagatgaattagacaaataaaataaCATAGTTGATGTCTGACTTATAATTTTTCAAGATTATAACTTACTAAACTATGTATGGTATTTGAATTTAATATTTATCTATTTGGCGACTTAAAGATCAACATGTATTTTCTGATTtgtttaatgagtttagttgaTTGCAAGTTTAACTAGTCTACAACATCTTTTGCACTATCAAAGTTCAATCTaggacccaaaaaaaagaataggCATACTCCATACTAATTAGACTATCACTAAGCTAAAAATATTACCCTaaagataaaataaattgaaaattaattagGACAATGAACTTTTGGAGATTGAGGTCACTATGCTAGTTTCCATCTCTCCTTGGAGTCTGGTCTAGCCGCCTTTCCATCTCTCTTTTGAATCTCTAATTTTGCTCAAATTTACAAGTTTAGTCAAGCTCTAGTTTGCTAAATAAGTCCATTTTTGTAAATCTTAGTTGTCTTCCTACTGTGAAAGAAATATGTTCCCCATTATTTTTATGCCAAAGGGGCAGTCGGTTCCTCAATTTGAGGTAAAATTGCATGCCCTTTGTGGACACGTACATTCCCCTTGGTAACTCTTCATGCTACAAGTGTTGAGCTCCACAAGACGTGTCCATTACCAGAAAAACCCAGCTTACACTTGTAACCCATCTACTTTGGGAAATCAATCTCTTCCTGATTTTTGCGCTTAAAACTATGCATGTTGGTTGCTTACCAACTCTGATCCCTGCTTAAATGTGATGAGAATATACACTAGTTCATGAGGACCTGAGAGTCCAACCATCAGAGTGAGCCAAGATGGTGTGGGAGAGAATAAGAAGCCCtaatttcttctcctccttctgctGCTGCTTCAGATCAAAACCCAGAGCTCATTCTAGTCCTTCTTCTTCAGAGGCATTACTGCTGTTGCAAAGGGAGGTAGACGATGTGGTGGTTACAAGGCCCGGATGGAAGGCCATGCCTTACATTTTGGGGAACGAAGCGATCGAGAAGATGGCGACTTTTGGGCTCACAACAAACTTAATGGTGTATCTAGTGAGGGAGTATCACATGGATCAGGTTTTTGCTGCAAACCTTCTCGCTCTCTGGACCTGTGCTTACTGTTTGTTCACCGTTCTCGGTGCTTCTCTTGCTGATACATACCTTGGCAAATTCCGAACGATTCTGTTCGCTTCCTTTGCAAGTCTTCTGGTAAATGATCTCTACTTATTAACAACTTCTCGTTCTATGTTTAATTGCATTCATGAAGCCTTTTATGTGTAAACTTTACCATTTGCATGTCCTTGGGTCAGTCAAAATACCGTAAAAAAGAGTTCTCATTGTTATATCAGAGATCGATATTACGTGACAATGTCTACGAGCTACTACTACATCTCTAGTGGTGTATTTGACGAATGGTAGCTTAATATTTAAATTTAGCGAATTTGAGATTTAGGATTTTGAGCCCCTACTTCCCTTCCCTAATGAAAGAGACCACCGCCTTATATACAAAAATGTCATCTTAATTAGTATATTACTGAAATACTTAATTAACATATAGGGCATGGTGACAATAACTGTGACAGCCTTTGTGCCACTACTGCGACCTCCACCTTGCGATCTTCCTCAGCATTGCATCTCCAACACAAAAACCCAATTGTGGATTTTGATTATGGGTCTAAGCTGGTTAGGCATAGGCGGTGCTGGGATTAGGCCATGCAGCCTTCCCTTTGGAATTGATCAATTTGATTCTTCAACTGTGGAAGGAAGACTAGCGATCCATAGCTTCTTAAATTGGTACTACACCTCAGCTACTTTGGTTGTGTTAATCAATCTAGTCTTCGTGGTCTACATTCAAGACTCTGTGAGTTGGGCTCTGGGATTTGGCATACCCACCCTGCTCATGATGTTATGTGcaattcctttatttttggtTGGATCGAACATTTACGTGCGTGTGAAGCCAGAAGGAAGCATGTTCTTAAGCTTTGCACAAGTTCTTGTTGCGGCATACAAGAAGCGCCATCTTAAGCTTCTCAATGATGAAAGGGTACAGGGAGTTCTCTTCGATGCTTCATTGGATGGGAATGCAGTAGTGTCAAAGCTTCCTCTATCTACTCAATCTAGGTAATATTTACATCTTGAATTTGCTAATGACTAAATATATCATGATTTAAATTTTGTGTTTATTCCTGTAGAGTCAAGGGAAAATCATCGTCTGCCTCTAAATTGGTATTCTTACTAACCAGATTGGTATTTTACTGCCCCTCAGCTTCTTGAAGAAAGCGGCCCTAGTAGTGGATAATGAACTTAAAGAAGATGGATTTTCTGCAAATGTGTGGAGGCTGTGCACCATGCAACAAGTTGAAGATGTAATATGTGTGTTAAAAACTCTCCCAATATGGGCTTCTGGAGGCATCTTCTTGATCCCTTTTGTAGAGGAAGGAACATTTATGGTATCACAAGCCCTAAAAATGGACCGTCACATCGGAACCAAATTCCAAATGCCTGCAGGTTCAATCAAAATAATATCATTGAGCATAGTAATTATATGGCTCCCGTTGTACGACTGTGTTATACAACCG belongs to Rosa chinensis cultivar Old Blush chromosome 4, RchiOBHm-V2, whole genome shotgun sequence and includes:
- the LOC112199731 gene encoding protein NRT1/ PTR FAMILY 2.13; translation: MVWERIRSPNFFSSFCCCFRSKPRAHSSPSSSEALLLLQREVDDVVVTRPGWKAMPYILGNEAIEKMATFGLTTNLMVYLVREYHMDQVFAANLLALWTCAYCLFTVLGASLADTYLGKFRTILFASFASLLGMVTITVTAFVPLLRPPPCDLPQHCISNTKTQLWILIMGLSWLGIGGAGIRPCSLPFGIDQFDSSTVEGRLAIHSFLNWYYTSATLVVLINLVFVVYIQDSVSWALGFGIPTLLMMLCAIPLFLVGSNIYVRVKPEGSMFLSFAQVLVAAYKKRHLKLLNDERVQGVLFDASLDGNAVVSKLPLSTQSSFLKKAALVVDNELKEDGFSANVWRLCTMQQVEDVICVLKTLPIWASGGIFLIPFVEEGTFMVSQALKMDRHIGTKFQMPAGSIKIISLSIVIIWLPLYDCVIQPALKKITKYEDGIPTLKRIGMGYVFSILCMLVAGLVEQQRRALATLHGESLNGVAPMSVFWLFPQLMLLGLSEVFGALGHIEFYNREFPEKMKSIGNSLIYLCMAGATYLSSLVVTFVHSVTGKYGQSNWLDNDINAGRLDFFYFLIAGLGVLNFVYFVFCACGYTHKASVKAVEIVPDV
- the LOC112197502 gene encoding protein PTST homolog 2, chloroplastic isoform X2, whose protein sequence is MLAFTHFHLVPGFFPPVLHVTNSASGMRRGRVLGPARLRVVGESRVSVVLGFWEGRKEGGCGFVRRCRDSDLEGDFALEAEILEFMKGSEKPRAFPSKRDLVEAGRLDLVDAIVREGGWLSLGWDSGDEETAQDSGGFRNWDEGYESSDSDMVSDDSSSSSVVASSSGTSLEAATTEVDTGIEGILNRLEKQRNLTLGFVLRDKEDSTGLANNDNKHDRCPETSTDATVGATSRSIRHASSNPTKAILSDLGGPPNHSRSLLDADVQRNSPKPEMWRTWSSQRAGSSDLEFEAGEVSYDEMGESKGVLQNEILQTKEGANEPNGRNDLDSEDEVINYKQGHESSSDDLRKVSDAWEFQENEIMHAQNKLRSTRAKLAVLEGKMAMAIIDAQKKVEGKQNRVNDARRALRLLRTALIVWTNPASEVLLAGSYDGWATQRKMERSSTGIFSVSLKLYPGRYEIKFIVDGEWRIDPLRPIVRNNGFENNILIIT
- the LOC112197504 gene encoding ultraviolet-B receptor UVR8 isoform X1, whose translation is MEENEEGRVKNEEEEEEQQVWSWGAGTDGQLGTGRLQDDLLPQLLRLPSLSAVGPISLLACGGAHVLALTSGGKVLTWGRGTSGQLGHSDRVNSPHPKLVMSLDTYFITHASAGWNHSGFVSDAGDVFTCGDGSFGQLGHGDYSLHCSPVKVSFFDDHCVEQIACGMRHSLVLLKGNSGDEVYGFGSGKRGQLGISKDKIKSISLPERIYGLEAVKVTSIIANGDQSAALSADGHMYTWGKGFGGTSSAHSPQSLPKSLWFTKAAVGWNHALLLTAGGEVFMLGGNHHGVLGNPDKMTPARLLADSGEAILDKVPGLEENRIMDIAAGAEHSVIVTDDGEIKTWGWGEHGQLGLGNTCDQTTPQEVSLGHKSRKEAAAIKIYCGSGFTMAVRTPHLPSQTD
- the LOC112197502 gene encoding protein PTST homolog 2, chloroplastic isoform X1, giving the protein MLAFTHFHLVPGFFPPVLHVTNSASGMRRGRVLGPARLRVVGESRVSVVLGFWEGRKEGGCGFVRRCRDSDLEGDFALEAEILEFMKGSEKPRAFPSKRDLVEAGRLDLVDAIVREGGWLSLGWDSGDEETAQDSGGFRNWDEGYESSDSDMVSDDSSSSSVVASSSGTSLEAATTEVDTGIEGILNRLEKQRNLTLGFVLRDKEDSTGLANNDNKHDRCPETSTDATVGATSRSIRHASSNPTKAILSDLGGPPNHSRSLLDADVQRNSPKPEMWRTWSSQRAGSSDLEFEAGEVSYDEMGESKGVLQNEILQTKEGANEPNGRNDLDSEDEVINYKQVRIRMQHLESELSSVLHSLRSKTSNVAPKEMGVITPGHESSSDDLRKVSDAWEFQENEIMHAQNKLRSTRAKLAVLEGKMAMAIIDAQKKVEGKQNRVNDARRALRLLRTALIVWTNPASEVLLAGSYDGWATQRKMERSSTGIFSVSLKLYPGRYEIKFIVDGEWRIDPLRPIVRNNGFENNILIIT
- the LOC112197504 gene encoding ultraviolet-B receptor UVR8 isoform X2 — encoded protein: MEENEEGRVKNEEEEEEQQVWSWGAGTDGQLGTGRLQDDLLPQLLRLPSLSAVGPISLLACGGAHVLALTSGGKVLTWGRGTSGQLGHSDRVNSPHPKLVMSLDTYFITHASAGWNHSGFVSDAGDVFTCGDGSFGQLGHGDYSLHCSPVKVSFFDDHCVEQIACGMRHSLVLLKGDEVYGFGSGKRGQLGISKDKIKSISLPERIYGLEAVKVTSIIANGDQSAALSADGHMYTWGKGFGGTSSAHSPQSLPKSLWFTKAAVGWNHALLLTAGGEVFMLGGNHHGVLGNPDKMTPARLLADSGEAILDKVPGLEENRIMDIAAGAEHSVIVTDDGEIKTWGWGEHGQLGLGNTCDQTTPQEVSLGHKSRKEAAAIKIYCGSGFTMAVRTPHLPSQTD